Proteins co-encoded in one Streptomyces sp. NBC_01283 genomic window:
- a CDS encoding N-acetylmuramoyl-L-alanine amidase, giving the protein MRGSATARTPAAHRRAVRTAGALVSAGLLLPLLGAAPSASSQGAPARASSDSLQGAFAAAAAEYRVPQSVLLGVSYLQSRWDAHGGAPSVTGGYGPMHLTDARTAVAGAPHHSEGAEDPRGDDSRGVLKPKEFTAKVPENSQLPARLKTLPRAAELSGQSAERLRTDPAANVRGGAALLAAAQKKLGKPLSDDPADWYGAIARFSGADDQATAATYANDVFAVIHDGQERTTDSGQHVTLPAVGGLKPDAAQVRGMGLRKAPKGETECPSTVSCEWIPAPYEEFKDPNGNDDYGNHDLGNRPKSQSIDTIVIHDTEGRWEGVLNLVQDPTYVSWQYTLRSTDGHIAQHVKAKDVAWHAGNWYVNSKSIGLEHEGFLTAPDTWYTEAMYRSSARLVKYLAKKYGIPLDRQHIIGHDNVPGTLPSTIAGMHTDPGPYWDWQHYFTLMGKPFKRTAGPSGGLVTVAPDYAKNRPVYTGCVKAGDTCPSHGSAAVRVHTEPRDDAPLIKDIGLRPGGGDSTTGVNDTGARLSTGQQYAVADRQGDWTAVWYLGQKAWFKNPKEQPTAVDAKGLVVTPKGDATEVPVYGRAYPEKEAYPAGVPVQAVTPLPYKLLAGQKYAVGDKVPGEYFYAPTFDTAPHKVVRGKDVYYEVQFGHRVAYVRAADVQVARSGS; this is encoded by the coding sequence TTGCGAGGATCCGCCACCGCCCGCACCCCTGCCGCGCACAGACGCGCCGTCAGGACCGCGGGCGCACTTGTCTCCGCCGGTCTGCTGCTTCCGCTGCTCGGTGCCGCCCCGTCCGCCTCGTCGCAGGGTGCTCCCGCCCGGGCGTCGTCGGACTCGCTGCAGGGCGCCTTCGCCGCCGCGGCCGCCGAATACCGCGTACCGCAGAGCGTGCTGCTCGGAGTGTCCTATCTGCAGTCCCGCTGGGACGCGCACGGCGGCGCGCCGAGCGTGACCGGCGGGTACGGCCCGATGCACCTCACCGACGCGCGCACCGCCGTCGCCGGCGCCCCGCACCACAGCGAGGGCGCGGAGGATCCGCGCGGCGACGACTCGCGGGGCGTCCTCAAGCCGAAGGAGTTCACGGCCAAGGTGCCCGAGAACTCCCAACTGCCTGCCCGGCTCAAGACGTTGCCCCGCGCCGCCGAGCTCAGCGGGCAGTCCGCCGAGCGGCTGCGCACGGACCCGGCCGCGAACGTACGCGGCGGCGCGGCTCTGCTCGCCGCCGCGCAGAAGAAGCTCGGCAAGCCGCTGAGCGACGACCCTGCCGACTGGTACGGCGCGATCGCCCGCTTCTCCGGAGCCGACGACCAGGCCACCGCGGCGACGTACGCCAATGACGTCTTCGCCGTCATCCACGACGGGCAGGAGCGCACCACGGACTCCGGGCAGCACGTGACGCTCCCGGCGGTCGGCGGACTGAAACCGGATGCCGCGCAGGTGCGGGGCATGGGGCTGCGTAAGGCGCCGAAGGGCGAGACGGAGTGCCCCTCGACCGTGTCGTGCGAGTGGATCCCGGCGCCGTACGAGGAGTTCAAGGACCCGAACGGCAACGACGACTACGGCAACCACGACCTGGGGAACCGGCCCAAGAGCCAGAGCATCGACACGATCGTCATCCATGACACCGAGGGCCGCTGGGAAGGCGTCCTGAACCTGGTGCAGGACCCGACGTACGTCTCCTGGCAGTACACCCTGCGCTCCACCGACGGGCACATCGCCCAGCACGTGAAGGCCAAGGACGTCGCCTGGCACGCGGGCAACTGGTACGTGAACTCCAAGTCGATCGGCCTGGAGCACGAGGGCTTCCTGACGGCGCCGGACACCTGGTACACGGAGGCGATGTACCGCTCGTCGGCGCGTCTGGTGAAGTACCTGGCCAAGAAGTACGGCATCCCGCTGGACCGCCAGCACATCATCGGCCACGACAACGTCCCGGGCACGCTGCCCTCGACGATCGCGGGCATGCACACCGACCCCGGCCCGTACTGGGACTGGCAGCACTACTTCACGCTGATGGGCAAGCCGTTCAAGCGCACGGCGGGTCCGAGCGGCGGTCTGGTGACGGTGGCGCCCGACTACGCCAAGAACCGGCCGGTGTACACGGGTTGCGTCAAGGCGGGCGACACGTGCCCGTCGCACGGTTCCGCGGCCGTACGCGTCCACACCGAGCCGCGTGACGACGCGCCGCTCATCAAGGACATCGGGCTGCGCCCCGGCGGCGGCGACTCGACGACCGGCGTGAACGACACCGGCGCGCGCCTGTCCACCGGCCAGCAGTACGCGGTCGCCGACCGGCAGGGCGACTGGACCGCCGTCTGGTACCTGGGCCAGAAGGCCTGGTTCAAGAACCCGAAGGAGCAGCCGACCGCCGTCGACGCGAAGGGGCTCGTGGTGACGCCGAAGGGCGACGCCACGGAGGTCCCGGTGTACGGACGCGCCTACCCGGAGAAGGAGGCGTACCCGGCGGGCGTCCCGGTGCAGGCGGTCACGCCGCTGCCGTACAAGCTGCTCGCGGGGCAGAAGTACGCGGTCGGCGACAAGGTGCCGGGCGAGTACTTCTACGCGCCGACGTTCGACACGGCACCGCACAAGGTGGTGCGCGGCAAGGACGTGTACTACGAGGTCCAGTTCGGGCACCGCGTGGCGTACGTACGGGCGGCCGACGTGCAGGTGGCGCGCTCGGGTTCCTAG
- a CDS encoding alpha/beta hydrolase → MSLNDTQQIDRANAAPERVPVVFVHGLWMLPSSWDLWMDHFEAAGYVPVALSWPDDADTVTEARQRPDALAGKTVGRIADHLAGLIDGLERKPAIVGHSVGGLLTQILAGRGLSAVSVAIDPVPFRGILAVPVSTVRTLRPVISNPANRKRALPLTFAQFRYAYANAVSEREARELYEKYAVPAPCAPLFQAATANLNPRSEMNVDCRNPRRGPLLIISGEKDNAVPWVLANGAYKKQRENSGVTEITEMAGRDHALTIDSRWQEVADTALAFVHRFV, encoded by the coding sequence ATGTCCCTCAATGACACACAGCAGATCGACCGCGCCAACGCCGCCCCCGAGCGCGTTCCGGTCGTGTTCGTGCACGGTCTGTGGATGCTGCCCAGCAGCTGGGACCTCTGGATGGACCACTTCGAGGCCGCCGGGTACGTGCCCGTCGCCCTGTCCTGGCCCGACGACGCGGACACGGTCACCGAGGCCAGGCAGCGCCCTGACGCCCTCGCGGGCAAGACCGTCGGGCGGATCGCCGATCACCTGGCGGGGCTGATCGACGGGCTGGAGCGCAAACCGGCCATCGTCGGGCATTCCGTCGGGGGGCTGCTCACGCAGATCCTCGCCGGGCGCGGTCTTTCCGCCGTCTCGGTGGCGATCGACCCCGTGCCGTTCCGCGGCATTCTGGCGGTGCCGGTGTCGACCGTACGCACGCTGCGCCCGGTGATCTCCAACCCGGCCAACCGGAAGCGCGCGCTGCCGCTGACCTTCGCGCAGTTCCGCTATGCCTACGCCAATGCCGTCAGCGAGCGAGAGGCCAGGGAACTCTACGAGAAGTACGCCGTTCCGGCCCCCTGCGCACCCCTCTTCCAGGCGGCCACAGCCAACCTCAACCCCCGGTCGGAGATGAACGTCGACTGCCGCAATCCCCGGCGCGGCCCCCTGCTGATCATCTCCGGCGAGAAGGACAACGCCGTGCCCTGGGTGCTCGCCAACGGCGCGTACAAGAAGCAGCGGGAGAACTCCGGCGTCACCGAGATCACGGAAATGGCGGGCCGGGATCACGCCCTGACGATCGACAGCCGCTGGCAGGAGGTGGCCGACACGGCCCTGGCCTTCGTGCACCGGTTCGTCTGA
- a CDS encoding helix-turn-helix domain-containing protein, whose amino-acid sequence MSGAPDHPVSVPASPGEVLALLRTGAAETRADIARVTGLARSTESQRVDALIAHGFLTEEPDGGSTDGRPPRRLRLRTREHSVAGVDLGASHCWVALLEHALSPRQVDRVLAGAVR is encoded by the coding sequence ATGTCTGGAGCGCCGGATCACCCCGTTTCCGTACCGGCCTCACCCGGCGAAGTCCTTGCCCTGCTCCGTACGGGAGCGGCGGAGACCCGCGCCGACATCGCCCGTGTGACGGGGCTTGCGCGCTCGACGGAGTCGCAGCGAGTGGACGCGCTCATCGCGCACGGCTTCCTCACCGAGGAGCCGGACGGCGGCTCGACGGACGGGCGACCCCCACGGCGCCTTCGCCTGCGCACCCGCGAACACTCGGTCGCAGGAGTCGACCTGGGCGCCTCGCACTGCTGGGTCGCCCTGCTGGAACACGCACTGTCGCCGCGCCAGGTGGACCGGGTTCTGGCGGGCGCGGTCCGCTGA
- a CDS encoding aminoglycoside phosphotransferase family protein: MYTASSSVSAPPRPLHSRQPGSGPYLEPARPAAGSLGAGRTRRVPGPGTQPLSGRLDLSGPQGAQLRTAIASVHRICPEFNPVQVLRRSGRTVLLVGTTGRSTAIAKCLLDHSPVWAERIRHEIAAYRSFVRHRPPVRAPRLIAADPEDCTLVIERMQGRVAALSRHPVEPPPRADVRLALNAIRHLNRWRPPQELFGRPMDYGKRINRFHELGLLTDRDMGDLQKLLHGIAHSAGQHGTWQFCHGDALLSNILLSPAGPVFVDWEHAGWYLPGYDLATLWSVLGDAPVARREISQLAQEQGPAARDAFLVNLMLVLTREIRTYEMAVQRSMHDAAPAAPGPAHSGAAPSGEEQRLLLRRLHDDCQLARRAVRAAVGTR, encoded by the coding sequence ATGTACACAGCATCGTCCTCCGTGTCCGCCCCGCCCCGGCCACTGCACAGCCGCCAGCCCGGCAGCGGCCCGTATCTGGAGCCCGCGCGCCCCGCGGCCGGGTCGCTCGGCGCCGGCCGAACGCGACGCGTTCCGGGGCCCGGCACGCAACCGCTCAGCGGGAGACTCGACTTGTCAGGCCCCCAGGGGGCGCAACTGCGCACCGCGATCGCCTCGGTGCACCGCATCTGTCCGGAGTTCAATCCGGTACAGGTGCTCCGCCGCAGCGGACGCACCGTACTGCTGGTGGGAACGACAGGGCGCAGCACCGCGATCGCCAAATGTTTACTGGACCACTCGCCCGTGTGGGCCGAGCGGATCCGGCACGAGATAGCGGCATACCGCTCGTTCGTACGGCACCGCCCTCCGGTCCGGGCCCCGCGGCTCATCGCCGCGGACCCCGAGGACTGCACGCTGGTGATCGAGCGGATGCAGGGACGCGTCGCCGCGCTGTCCCGCCACCCCGTGGAGCCGCCGCCGCGAGCGGACGTGCGACTGGCGCTCAACGCCATCCGCCACCTCAACCGGTGGCGTCCACCGCAGGAACTGTTCGGCAGGCCCATGGACTACGGCAAGCGGATCAACCGCTTCCATGAGCTGGGGCTACTCACCGACCGCGACATGGGCGACCTGCAGAAGCTGCTGCACGGCATCGCGCACTCGGCCGGGCAGCACGGCACGTGGCAGTTCTGCCACGGTGACGCCCTGCTGTCGAACATCCTGCTGTCCCCCGCGGGCCCGGTGTTCGTGGACTGGGAGCACGCCGGCTGGTATCTCCCCGGCTACGACCTGGCGACGCTGTGGTCGGTGCTCGGTGACGCACCGGTCGCGCGGCGCGAGATCAGTCAGCTGGCGCAGGAGCAGGGGCCGGCCGCGCGTGACGCGTTCCTGGTGAACCTGATGCTGGTGCTGACCCGCGAGATCCGTACGTACGAGATGGCCGTGCAGCGGTCGATGCACGATGCGGCACCGGCGGCACCGGGACCGGCCCACTCGGGCGCCGCGCCGTCCGGTGAGGAACAGCGGCTGCTGCTGAGGCGGCTGCACGACGACTGCCAGCTGGCCCGCAGGGCCGTGCGAGCGGCGGTCGGCACCCGCTGA